The proteins below come from a single Vicugna pacos chromosome 13, VicPac4, whole genome shotgun sequence genomic window:
- the RNF186 gene encoding E3 ubiquitin-protein ligase RNF186: MACPEFPQQPQFISKGAPTSSTVGSAGGHRNSVDRDLECLVCREPYGSARLPKLLGCQHSFCAVCLKLMLCVQDGTWSVTCPLCRKATTVPGGLICNLRDQEAVLGRLARPGQEVQLCPLGLAGPATSTVGSPSLAEEEEQDAVSANRVAARRLAAHLLLLVLLIVLILPVIYPGVIQWVLSLIVTLALLLSVLFCCHSRSQGSCWPSPRTLFCREQKHNEISSVA; encoded by the coding sequence ATGGCCTGCCCTGAGTTCCCGCAGCAGCCCCAGTTCATCTCCAAAGgagcccccacctccagcaccgTGGGCTCTGCGGGGGGCCATCGCAACTCCGTGGACAGAGACCTGGAATGCCTGGTGTGCCGGGAGCCCTACGGCAGCGCCCGGCTGCCCAAGCTGCTGGGCTGCCAGCACTCCTTCTGTGCCGTCTGCCTGAAGCTGATGCTGTGCGTGCAGGACGGCACCTGGTCCGTCACCTGCCCGCTGTGCCGCAAGGCCACCACCGTGCCCGGGGGCCTCATCTGCAACCTGCGTGACCAGGAGGCCGTGCTGGGGCGgctggccaggccaggccaggaggTGCAGCTCTGTCCTCTGGGGCTGGCGGGTCCTGCCACCTCGACAGTGGGGTCGCCAAGCTTAGCAGAAGAGGAGGAGCAGGACGCGGTGAGTGCCAACCGCGTGGCAGCCCGGCGCCTGGCGGCACACCTGCTGCTACTGGTCTTGCTCATCGTCCTCATCCTGCCCGTCATCTACCCAGGCGTCATCCAGTGGGTGCTCAGCCTCATCGTCACCCTGGCCCTGCTGTTGTCCGTCCTTTTCTGCTGTCACTCCCGCAGCCAGGGCAGCTGCTGGCCTTCCCCCAGGACTCTCTTCTGCAGAGAACAGAAGCACAATGAGATCTCTTCCGTCGCCTGA